TATGTGATCGAAGGAGCCTTGGAGCATAAGGACAGCCTAGGCACCGGTGCGATCATTAAGCCCGGAGAGGCTCAGGTGATGAGTGCAGGCACAGGCATTACTCACAGCGAGTTCAATTCTTCTGGCACTGATCCTGTTCACCTTTTACAAATCTGGATTTTGCCCGATGAGCCAGGGTTGAAACCTCGGTATGAGCAGCGCGACTTTCCTCTAGAGGAAAAGCAAGGTCAGTGGCGTTTGATTGGTGCTAAAGATGGCCGTCACGGAGCCGTCACGATTCACCAAAATGTTGACCTGTACGTGTCTATCTTGGCCGCTGGCGATCGTCTCTCCTATACCCTCCAACCAGAACGCTACGGCTGGCTGCAAGTGGCGAAGGGTATGGTGGCTTGGGGCGATCAAACTCTCCAAGAAGGAGATGGCGTGGCGATCGCTCCTGGAGAGCAGCTAGATCTCAACACCGAAACAGGTGCCGAACTCTTGCTGTTTGACCTGGCATAATTTCAGGCTTGGGCTTGATCCTCAAATTTGTAGCCCACCCCGATCACCGTTTTTATGAACGTGGGATTTGCGGGGTCGGGCTCAATTTTTTTGCGGAGTCGCGCCACATGGGTATCCACTACCCGCTCATCACCAAAAAAGTTGCTGCCCCAGAGTTTGTCTATCAGTTGGGTGCGGTTCCAGGCTCGCCCTGGGTAACTCATAAACGTGGCTAACAGTTCAAACTCTAGGGTGGTGAGATCCAATGCCTCTGCGCGATCGCTCCCGATCACGCTTCCTGTCGTGTCTTCTGTAACACCATCGGTGAAGCGGGAGGCGGTGCGTTGCTCTAGATCAATCAAGAAATGCTGGGTGCGGTAGGTTTGACTTTGGCCCCCTTGTCGTAGCGTCCGCCGCAACAGTGCCCGGACCCGCGCCACTAACTCTCGCGGGCTAAAGGGCTTGACCATATAGTCATCTGCCCCTGTAGACAACCCGATAATGCGATCGATCTCTTCACCCTTGGCAGTCAGCATCAAGATGTAGGGATCTTTCGCCCCAGGACGTTGACGAATGCGGGCGCAAACCTCCAAGCCATCCAAGCCAGGAATCATCAGATCTAAGATGACCAAATCTGGCTTTTGCTCCGAAAACACCTGTAGCGCCGTGATGCCATCCCGACAAACTCGGCAGGAAAATCCTTCTTTTTCTAAATACAGTTGAATCAGTTGGGCAATTTCAGCTTCATCCTCAACAATTAAGATTTCCATTTGGTTTGCCGCTTTTCTACATTTTCTAAACTTTCTGCAACTGACGGTTAAGTTAGGCCGAAATCACCCACAAGCAGGATGTAGATTGTATGGATACAGTCGCGATCGCAACTTCTCCATTGGGCAACCTGGAACTGGAAGTTGCATTTAGATTTTCAATTAAACAGGTGGAAGTGGTATTGCCCTATGGGAACCGCAGTGCATCAGGGTAACTTACAAGCGCTAGGACGGCAATTGCAGCAATATTTGCAATCCGAGCTAGCCCAGCCAATGCCGATCCAGATTCAGTGTGCGCTCAAACAAGGCGACCTCATGATCTTAGGCCAGCACTCCCCTGGTATTAACCCACCCACTCCCCAAGCCATTTTCACGCTTCTAGAGCAAGCCCTAGAGTTTCTACAACCCGCCTTATCCGAGTCCGAGTTTAAGGGCACAGTGCGGCTGTATTTACGAGTTGCTGGGCAACAACAGCCCTATGCTAGCCATGCCTTGACGCTGGCATCCACAGCATCTACCGCTCCAGGTGACAATGTCGCCACACCTCCCACTAATCAACTGGACAACTCAGCGGATAGCAGCCATTACTTTGCCTCTACCAATGCCCTGCTCCACTCCACCGACATTGCTGATCCACCAGACTTGGACGCAGTAGAAGACAACCCGTTCTCTTCTGCCCTTCAACCCTTGACTGAGTCTAGTGGTGAGTTAGTTCCAACTCGAAAAACTAGCAAGACAGACCAACGCACCACTTTACCTTTACGCGTACTTGGAGCAGGGGTAGGGCTGTTTGCCCTGGCAGGAGCCGTTTATGCCCTGACTCGACCTTGTGTGATTGGTGCTTGTCCGGCGATCGCCACCGCTCAACAACTGAGCCAAGAGTCAGCCCAAATCCTCCAAGCGGCCAAATCTGGCCCAGAAGTTTTAAGCGCCCAACAGAAATTAGAAACCGCGACCCAATCTCTAGCACCGATTCCTGCTTGGTCGAGCCGTCATGGGGAAGCCCAAACGCTGCTAAAGATTTATCAAGTGCAAGAGCAGGCACTCGCCCAAGTAGTATCTGCACAAAACCAGGCTGGTGCTGCTGCCCAAAGGAGCCAAAATCCGCCACATCCCCTATCAGAGTGGAGCGAGATTCAAAAGCTATGGCGGGGGGCGATCGCGCAATTAGAGGCAGTGCCCAAAACCAGTAGTGCCTATGCGATCGCGCAGAAGAAGCTGACGGAATACCGCGCCAACCTCGTCATGACTAACAAACGGATCATATTAGAGCAAAAAGCGAATGCCTCCTTAGCTAAAGCCAAATCAACTGCCCAGGTAGCGGAGGCTCGGCAGGGAATTGCCCAATCTTTAGCGAGTTGGCAATTGGCAGACGCAACTTGGCGCATGTCCACCAACACGTTACGGCAAGTCCCTCGCGGCACAATGGCTTATCAAGAAGCTCAAGCCTTGCTCAGTGAGTATCAGCCAAAGATCCTGGCAGCTCGCGATCGCAAAACCAAGGAACAGTTGTCTGCTACGGCTTACCGCCAAGCTGTGACGTTTGCCCGTCAAGCCCAAAGCTATGAGCGGCAAAATCAGTGGTCTCAAGCGGTCGCTAATTGGCGAGATGCCTTAGCCGCAGTGAAGCAAGTTCCAACAGATACTTTGTTCTACAACCAAGCTCAACCGCTGACCAGTTCCTATGGCAACTCGTTAACCGAAGCCGAAAATAAACTGAGTTTGGCAAATATTTTGGAAGGGGCACGGGCTGATCTTCGCCGTACCTGTGCTGGCTCTCCCAACGTTTGTGACTTCTCGGTGAGTCTCGCCCTAATCAGAGTACAGCTCAATCCTGACCACGTCAGAAAGCTAGTGCGAACTGCAATCACGGCAGAAGTCAATGGCGACATTGGCACTCAGGTCGATGTGCGAAACCACATCCAAACTTTGGAAGCGGCTCTAGAAGCCATCAGCGAAAACTCCAACATCGCGATCGAACTCTACGACGAAAATGGTTCCTTGTTAGGGCGTTATGTGCCTTCTTTAGGGCAATAAAGGGGGAGCGATCGCCCCTACGCTATTTCTATACCTGAGCCGCTCCAGATCTTCGTAAATTCTCTAGCCGAGTTTTCTCTATGTGGGCTTTACGAGACAAAACTTGAAGATTGTCGATCGTAGTTAAGCCACCTTCAGCCATTGGTTTGATATGGTCAATTTGAAAATCTCTTCGCATCTGGCTCTTGAAACCACTCACGGCACAAGTGATAAATTTTTGGGCGTTTGTGTATTTGGCAAACACAACATCCTTAATCTCCCGGTATTCCGCTGGATCTCTCTCCTTCATTTCAATCAACGATAGATTTTCTAGCGGCACTGTGTCAGGAATTACGGTCGGCATACTTATTGGCAGATCATCACCATAAGCTCCAGTCAGCTTATTGATTTCGATGTCTACCTGCTTCTTGAAATATAGGTAGTTATCGAATAGAACCTTCCAAAAGGATTTCTCACTATTCCATAGCAAGGCGAGATATTCGGCTTCCTGTTTGCGAGTCAAGTCATTTTCATAGATATGCCTTGCTACCACTGACAAGTCACATTTTCTACGCTCACTAAAGGCAATGAATTCTGGCTCCATTTCCTTTTGAGCATAGAAACGAAGAATATTTTTCACATCCGCATCTCTATAGCCCAGCAAGAATGGATGATCAGGAAAATATAGTTCCTTTGTTTGTTTCAGAAGATACTCAAGTTCTTCATCTGTTAAAACTTCGCGATCCTCAATATTAACTATCTTGAACACAGCCTCTAAATCATTCACGAAGCTATCGTAGGCTTCTTCAGTGTCGTTGTAGAGAAGCACATCATAGTTCCTAGATTCAGGTTCACCTGATTCAGAAGTTTCAAGGATAGAAAAGCGATAAATACCAACAGGAACTCGCCTCAAAAAATCTAGTTTTTCCAGGGTGGTAGTATCGATAGATTCATCCATCATACGAGCAAATTCCTCAATCTTCTCAATTGAGATTAATCGAACAATTTCTTTAGCTGTCTCGATGTTCTTTTCCTTAAGTTCTCTTCCTTCATCAAGGGTCAGCTTTTCAGGGTTTACCCAATTAATTTTGTCCTCCCAATTGTCAATGAAGCTGACAACATAGGCTTTCTCTGTGCCTCCCGCCTTCTGACCGCGCAAAGCTCTACCGATCATTTGGGTCATCAGAATTGTAGAAGTGGTGGGGCGAGTGAGGAAAACAGTCTGGACGTTGGGTAAGTCGGTTCCCTCAACCAGCATTTCCACGTTAATGAGTACTTCAAGCTCTCCCCTTCTAAATCGCTTGATTTTGTCTGAGTTCTCTTTTGGAGAGATTTTGGCCCCTGTATTTAGGTCTACGAGTTGACCTACGACAAAATCAGAATTAATACCTCGGCTCTTAAATACAGCGTTTAGTGCGATCGCATGGTCAACATCAATTGCAAAAACCAACAGTGGTTTGTATTTGTCGCGATTCACAACATAGTGATCAACAATCCGTTTATTACGGATGCTAGACATTGCAATTTTTTCGACAAGCTTTTTCGGTAATTTATCAAAAGCTTCGATCGCCTTGATATCTTTGCTAGTCAACTCCTGATAAAAATCTAGATTTGTTTCTAGATGCTCGAAAACTGGCTCAGCTAGGATGCCTCTAGTGATTAGGGTTCTCAAATGCTCTGAGAAAATAATGTCATCTGGGAAAACTTGCTTAAGCAAGCCCTGCTCACCTTTATCTGTTCTAAATGGAGTGGCTGTTAGGCCAAGCATTTTGAAGCCGTTCTCATTTCCTCTCTGCTGAAAATCTTCTTTGATGGCATCGATTAATTTGCGGTAGGTTTTTGCCGTCGCGTGGTGCGCTTCATCTACGACCAAAAGAATGGCATCAGAATGCTTGACCCAATTTTTTAGTAGATGGTCTAAACTACTGTTCAGGCTATCTTTGCTGGCGATAATGATGTCATCAGTTGGTTGAATGTTGACAGGGCGATCGTGCTTAGGATGACCAGAAATCACACGATATCTAAACTTCTCAACATCGCTGAGCAAGGATGGATAAGCACTGAACTTGAGCGTCTCAAATGCTTGATCTAGTAGTTCATGCCGATGGGCAATCCACAAAACCTTTTTTCGCTTATCTATAAAGTTACGCAGGAGCCAGTGGACAGCCGTTAAAGTTTTTCCGCCGCCCGTAGGCAGAACTAGCAAACCTTTGAACGATGATTGGTTTTTCTGGTTTAGTGCTTTGATTGCCTCATTCTGATGAGAGTAGAGTTCGCGTGGGTTTTGGCCCGCATTAACTTGGATCTGACCAGCATACTCAACTTGAACGGTTGCCATAGGGGGTGGGGATTGGGAGACAGCTACGGGCCTATTGAGTTGCTTGAGAAGACTGAATTAGGTTTTCGCGCAACTGTTTACAGGCCCACGTGCAGTATTCCCCTAGCCAAGGCATAGATAGAAGCGATCGCTTCCACCCTATTTGTTAACTCAATCTAATCTTTAATACAGCGTTAATTGAGCAGCTTGATTAAAGAAGAGACGACACAAACCTCGTGTGACCAAAATCGTTGTTACTAGCGTCGTAAACGCCAGCATAAACATAATTAGCATTTGGTAACTAGCAGCATCCAAAGGACTAACCCCACTGAGCAATTGCCCAGTAATCATGCCTGGTAGGGTGACTAATCCCACTGCCATCATTGAGTTAAGGGTGGGAATCATGCCTGCTTTAATGGCATCTCGACGGTATTGAGCCACTGCTTGCTCCGGAGTTGCTCCCAAACTTAAATAGGTTTCGATTTCTAAGCGACTGCTACTGATTGTGCTGGCTAGGCGTTCTCCCGCGATCGAGGCTCCATTCATAGCATTGCCTAATACAATCCCTGCTAGTGGAACTAGATATTGGGGCGAGTACCAAACATCTGGACGAATCACAACCAAGTTGGTGTAGCTCAAGGTCAAAGCGGCAGCAACAAAAATCGACCCCCACAGCAGTGGCAGCAGACGCGGAATTTTTTTGCTGATGCGATTACGGGCGACAACTGTCGCGATCGTCAGCATCCCTGCAATAATAGCCAGCACTACCCAAGGATTTTCGACAGTGAACACCAACTCCAGTAAATAGCCAACCATTACCAACTGAATAATGGTTCGCCCGGTCGCAATGGCTAGATTCCACTCCAAGCCCACCCGTTGCCAAGCTGATAAGCCGATCGCGATCGCCATCATTCCTAGTGCCCAAGCCAGATCTAACGTATCCAGCTTTATCAACGTATCCACAAGTTCTGACCTGCCAACGTGTTTTCCTGATTTTGCCAGAGCAGAAACAATCTGCGGTCAGCCTTATTCTAAGAACAGGTAAAGCCGAGGAATGGCGGATTCCATTTTTTAACAAAATTTGATTTCATTAACCTAGCAAAACTTGTGGTGCTAACGAGTGAATAAAGTCCCTCTGCTTGACCTGACACGGCAATTTCAAACCATTAGCGAAAAAGTAAATGCAGCCGTTCTCCAGGTTCTGGGGTCTGGTGGCTACATTGGTGGTCCCGCCGTTTCAGGATTTGAGCAGCAGTTTGCCGCCTACACGGGTACCTCTGAATGTGTTGCCTGCAACTCTGGTACCGACGCTCTCTTCTTAGCGCTCCGAGCTTTGGAGATTGGGCCTGGAGACGAAGTAATTGCCCCTCCCTTTACCTTTTTCGCAACCGCAGAAGTGATCAGTGCGGTGGGAGCCACCCCGGTTTTTGTCGATATTGATGCGAACACGTTCAATCTCGACCTCAACTTGATTGAAGCTGCCATCACTGAAAAAACTCGCGCTATCATTCCGGTGCATTTGTTTGGTCAGCCTGTAGATATGACCCGGCTGATGGCGATCGCAGAAGCGCATCACTTAGCAGTCATTGAAGACTGTGCTCAGGCCACGGGAGCAGAATGGGTCGGGAAAAAGGTTGGCAGTATCGGTCATGTGGGTTGCTTTAGCTTCTACCCCACCAAGAATTTAGGTGCAGCCGGAGATGGGGGCGCAATCACCACCAACGATCCAGCGATCGCAGCCAAGATTCGGATGCTGAAAGAGCATGGCAGCCAAACGCGCTACTACCATGATGCGATCGGGATGAATAGCCGTTTAGATGCCGTACAAGCAGTGGTACTACAAATCAAGCTGCGGTTTCTAGATGAGTGGAATGCCCAACGCCGTCAAGTTGCTGAGCGCTATCAACAACTGCTGAGCCACATTCCCTACATTATTCCGCCTCAAGAAATCAGTGGTGGTCAGTCGGTGTGGAACCAGTACACAATTCGCCTCGCGAGTACCCCGGATGCGCCCCAGCACGGCACCGAGCCTGGAGCTTTACGAGATTGGGTACGGCAGGAGTTGCAGAGCCGTGGCGTTGGCTCTATTGTTTACTACCCATTGCCCCTACATCTGCAATCGATTTATCAAGGCTTAGGTTATCAGCTAGGTCAATTGCCTGTGTCTGAGCAAATGTCCCACGAAGTTTTGTCGCTGCCGATGTTTCCAGAGCTGTCTGTGGCAGAGCAAGACCAAGTCATTTACAGCTTGAAAGATTGCCTAACTGCGGTTGAGTGTCGGAGCTGGTCGGGAAAACTAAAGTGAAAGCCTTGAGTAGGTTTGTGCTGTGCCTACTCAAACTGCTGCTGTCAGCAATTCAATACGAAACTATAGCAATATTCACAATCTTTAGACTGAGACTAGTCGGAGTTTAAGTTGTCTATTGCTTGTACTGTCGAGATTGCTGAACTTTTATTGCTCAGAGGTTCACGCTATTTGCAGTGATCTGTGACACAAAACTTAACTCTACTTGCGATCGCATCCCAGTTGTTTGTAGTTTCCTATACTATAGTTAATAAAAAGATAAGAATTCAGAGATCTGCTTAGAGATCTGAATTTAGTTGCAGCTTGGAAAGTTACCCGTAAAATCCAGTCGAAAGTCAGTAGGGACTGGGCAGACCGAGTGACGGATCAAGGTGCAGCATTTGTCGGCGACTGTCAGGCTTTTGAGACGTTACCCGCACTAAAGAGGCGTATAGAGGCGTGAGTCAGCATCAACTGGTTTCTGTAGCAGAAACACAACCGCGTTCCACCGACCTTAGCTGGCGTGCTCACCGCGAAAAACCACTCTCCACTCGTATATATGACGCTCAGGCGATCGCCCGTCATTTTCGCTATCGCCCTCTCCAAGCTATCTGGCGCGCCCTCAACATTATTTGGTCCTTTGCCTGGTTTGTGCTCGGCTTGAAGTCAGATGAATGGCAACACCGCACCGAAGCCAACAAGTTCAAACGAGCCACCCAACTGCGAATTTTGCTCACCCGTTTGGGACCGACGTTTATCAAAGTGGGGCAGGCGCTCTCTACTAGACCCGACTTAGTGCGGAAAGACTTTTTGGAAGAGCTGGTGAAGCTTCAAGACCAGTTACCGCCTTTTCCTACGGCGATCGCTTTCGGCATTATTGAAGAAGAATTAAGCTACGCAGTTGACGAGATTTACGCGCAGATTTCACCAGAACCGATCGCGGCTGCCAGTTTAGGCCAAGTGTATCGGGCGCGTCTTTACAGCGGGGAAGAAGTTGCGGTCAAAGTGCAACGGCCCAATTTGCTCCCGACGCTGACATTAGATTTGTACTTGATGCGCTGGGCTGCAAGTTGGCTCGGCCCCTTGCTACCACTCAATCTAGGCCACGATCTCACCTTGATTGTGGATGAGTTCGGCACCAAGCTGTTTGAAGAAATCGACTACTTGCATGAGGGATACAACGCGGAGAAGTTTGCTGATAACTTCCGCGACGACCCCACGGTAAAAGTCCCCAGCATCTATTGGAGCTACAGCAATACTCGCGTTCTGACGCTGGAATGGATTCACGGCTTCAAGCTCACCGACACCGAAAGCATTAAAGCCGCAGGGTTGGATACAGATACCTTAATCCGGATTGGTGTCACTTCTGGTTTACGCCAGCTTCTAGAGTTTGGCTTTTTCCATGCCGACCCGCACCCTGGCAACTTGTTTGCGATGCCCGACGGTCGCATGGCCTACATCGACTTCGGCATGATGGATCAACTGAGCGAAACCAATAAAGAAACCTTGGTGGACTCGTTGGTACATCTAATCAACAAAGACTATGTGGATTTAGCCGCAGACTTTGTCAAACTCGGTTTTCTGGCTCCTAATACCAACATTTGGCCCATTGTTCCGGCGCTAGAAAGCGTATTGGGCGACATTATGGGCGAAAGCGTCGGTGATTTCAACTTCAAAACCATTACCGACAAGTTCTCGGAACTGATGTATGACTATCCGTTCCGCGTCCCTGCTAAATTTGCCCTGATCATCCGTTCCTTGGTGACGCAGGAGGGGTTGGCCCTGAGCTTGAATACTGAGTTCAAAATTGTAGATGTGGCTTATCCCTACGTGGCTCAGCGGTTGTTGAAGGGAGAATCACCTGAGCTGCGGCGCAGGCTAATTGATGTGCTGTTCAAGGATGGTAGATTTCAGTGGCAGCGACTGGAAGAGCTAATCGCGATCGCCCGCTCTGATACCAACTTTGACTTGTTACCGACTGCTCAGCTCGGTCTGCAATATTTGCTGTCGCCAGAAGCCAACTTCCTACGGCAACAGCTGATTCTGGCTCTAATCGAAGACGATCGCCTGCATACTGAAGAGGTTCAGCGGCTTTGGAACTTGATAAAAGACGAACTCAAGCCTGCTCGTCTCTTCAGTGCGGCTTGGGGAGCGTTGGCTGGAGCTTCGATGCAGGGAGCGGCGGCGTTGCTGCCCACGATGCCCTTTGCTAGCTGGCAGACTCCTCCGCAAAACTAAGCTGTAGCCGTAAGGCGAACCAATACCTTCATAGATTGATACAATTGAGCGTCAGCAACTGCATATTAGGAGTTCTTTGTGTTTACTTTCCCTGACCCTCCCTACTTCTTACTGGTTGCTGGCCTCCTGATCAGCCTTACTTCTGGGGTCGCGTTTGAGGCTACCCTGAAGCAAGCAGTGCAAGATTGGGCCAAAAATCGCTCTACTCGTACTCTAGCGGCGTTGCAAGGTATGCAGCTTTTTGTGCCTTTCGTGGGAATTACCGCAGGTGCCTGTCTCTTTCTAGGTTCTGGGATGGAAATCTTTGGCTTTAGCACCAAGTTGTCCTACGCCCTCTCTTTTCCCCTATCACTCTTTACCAGTTGGCTAGTTTGGTCACAGTTGGGCAAAATTTTGATCCAGCTAGAGCAGGGTGGCTCCCAAGCGCTGGATCTAGATTCCTTCAACTAACTCGGCCTCAGCTTTAGCTTTGTCTCAAGGTACTGACGCACTACCTGCCTGAGCCTGTTTTAGTTGCTTTTCAGCATTGGCGGCCCAGGCGGTATTGTTTTGAGCGGTGTAGAGGTCTTTGGCATACTGCAAGACCTGTTGGGCATCTTTGTACTGGCCTTGCCGCAAGAACACTAACCCAGCCCCGTAGTAGGCATTGGCATAGTTAGAATTGGCCTCTGCCGCCTGTCTAAAAGCTGCCAAAGCTTCTGGCAATTGCCCCTGCTGCATCAGAATCGACCCTAAGTTGTAATGCGCTTCTGGATACTTGGGGCTGATTTTTATTGCCTGTCGTAAAGCCGCGATCGCCTCAGACGTTTTGCCCTGCTGCATATAAACCACACCGAGATGATAGGCAGGTTCTGGAGCGGTAGGGCTAAGCTGTTGTGCCCGCTTAAACGTCGCGATCGCCTGATCTAAAGCGCCCTGTTGTTCTAGCACCAAGCCCAGGTTGTAATGAGCTAAACCCAGCTTCGGGTCTATTTCTAGCGATCGCTGCAAATATTCCTTGGCTTGCTGTAAATTATTGCCTTCCAACAATGCCGCGCCTAAATTGGCATAAGCAAGCGCAAATTTGGGGTCTACCTGAGCTGCTTGATAAAAGGCATTCGCAGCAGGTTGCAACTCACCTTTTTGCCGGAGCGCTAGGCCCAAATTGTAATGAGCCGCAGCTAAGGTGGGATTTAGTTGGGTTGCCTGCTGGAAGGCTGCGATCGCTGAATCTAACTTGCCCTGCTGAATCGCCTGTAACCCCTGCTGCATGACTGACTCAGCCGTTTGGCTAGTTTGAGCTTGGGCGATCGCTTGTGACCCAATTGGTCTATCCCCATTAACTACCAAAACTCCTAGCTGAATCAGCACCGCTAAACCCATTCCACCCAACTTGATCAATCGATTCCGGTTTTTCATTCGGGTTGAACTCCCATCAATCATGCTGCTCTACTTCTGCGCTTACATGCCATACCCTGTGTAACAGCATCCTGCTTGAACTGGAAGAAATCAAGCATTATATCTCTTTTACCCATGAGCGATTGAGGGTTAGTGATAAAGCGATCGCAAGTTGTGAAGTTTAGACACAAGGCTCCGCCAAACAATTAAAAGTCAATCACCTAACAACTAAAACAAAAAAATTTACCTCTAAAGAATCAAATAAAATCTGATTTTCTCATAAAGAATTATTGTTGCCTGTAGAGTAAAAAATGAAAAACGAGATGTAAAGCAAGCATCTTGCCTGCTAGCATACAGGATGATCACACTACGGTTTAAAGTAATCGAAACACAGCTATTTCTAGGGGTTTGGATTTTGTTTGAGTCAGTATTTTATTCAAACTATCGAGATGTAAACTAATAGCTTGAGAACTGTAAAGACATATCAAATAGCTGTTACATAAAATTTTGATAACGAAGTTCCACGTTCTGATCCCAGGCGCGTTAATCTAAGCTTTAAGCAATTAAGATTTCTGTGTTGAAAACTGAGCAGATATCTCAATTGCCGCTTTACTTTTTTCACATAATTAAATAAGGAGAGCGACCTATGAACAACAAAGTAGAGGTGGGTTCGCGAAATGTAGCCATTGTTGGTCCTTATCTCAGTGGGAAAACCACGCT
This region of Trichocoleus desertorum NBK24 genomic DNA includes:
- a CDS encoding DegT/DnrJ/EryC1/StrS aminotransferase family protein, giving the protein MNKVPLLDLTRQFQTISEKVNAAVLQVLGSGGYIGGPAVSGFEQQFAAYTGTSECVACNSGTDALFLALRALEIGPGDEVIAPPFTFFATAEVISAVGATPVFVDIDANTFNLDLNLIEAAITEKTRAIIPVHLFGQPVDMTRLMAIAEAHHLAVIEDCAQATGAEWVGKKVGSIGHVGCFSFYPTKNLGAAGDGGAITTNDPAIAAKIRMLKEHGSQTRYYHDAIGMNSRLDAVQAVVLQIKLRFLDEWNAQRRQVAERYQQLLSHIPYIIPPQEISGGQSVWNQYTIRLASTPDAPQHGTEPGALRDWVRQELQSRGVGSIVYYPLPLHLQSIYQGLGYQLGQLPVSEQMSHEVLSLPMFPELSVAEQDQVIYSLKDCLTAVECRSWSGKLK
- a CDS encoding lipopolysaccharide assembly protein LapB, with protein sequence MKNRNRLIKLGGMGLAVLIQLGVLVVNGDRPIGSQAIAQAQTSQTAESVMQQGLQAIQQGKLDSAIAAFQQATQLNPTLAAAHYNLGLALRQKGELQPAANAFYQAAQVDPKFALAYANLGAALLEGNNLQQAKEYLQRSLEIDPKLGLAHYNLGLVLEQQGALDQAIATFKRAQQLSPTAPEPAYHLGVVYMQQGKTSEAIAALRQAIKISPKYPEAHYNLGSILMQQGQLPEALAAFRQAAEANSNYANAYYGAGLVFLRQGQYKDAQQVLQYAKDLYTAQNNTAWAANAEKQLKQAQAGSASVP
- a CDS encoding pirin family protein, which encodes MTQGTVSNLIHNRNARGRTKIGWLDSYHTFSFGNFYDPGRMGFRALRVINDDRVAPGAGFPMHSHRDMEILTYVIEGALEHKDSLGTGAIIKPGEAQVMSAGTGITHSEFNSSGTDPVHLLQIWILPDEPGLKPRYEQRDFPLEEKQGQWRLIGAKDGRHGAVTIHQNVDLYVSILAAGDRLSYTLQPERYGWLQVAKGMVAWGDQTLQEGDGVAIAPGEQLDLNTETGAELLLFDLA
- a CDS encoding DEAD/DEAH box helicase family protein; its protein translation is MATVQVEYAGQIQVNAGQNPRELYSHQNEAIKALNQKNQSSFKGLLVLPTGGGKTLTAVHWLLRNFIDKRKKVLWIAHRHELLDQAFETLKFSAYPSLLSDVEKFRYRVISGHPKHDRPVNIQPTDDIIIASKDSLNSSLDHLLKNWVKHSDAILLVVDEAHHATAKTYRKLIDAIKEDFQQRGNENGFKMLGLTATPFRTDKGEQGLLKQVFPDDIIFSEHLRTLITRGILAEPVFEHLETNLDFYQELTSKDIKAIEAFDKLPKKLVEKIAMSSIRNKRIVDHYVVNRDKYKPLLVFAIDVDHAIALNAVFKSRGINSDFVVGQLVDLNTGAKISPKENSDKIKRFRRGELEVLINVEMLVEGTDLPNVQTVFLTRPTTSTILMTQMIGRALRGQKAGGTEKAYVVSFIDNWEDKINWVNPEKLTLDEGRELKEKNIETAKEIVRLISIEKIEEFARMMDESIDTTTLEKLDFLRRVPVGIYRFSILETSESGEPESRNYDVLLYNDTEEAYDSFVNDLEAVFKIVNIEDREVLTDEELEYLLKQTKELYFPDHPFLLGYRDADVKNILRFYAQKEMEPEFIAFSERRKCDLSVVARHIYENDLTRKQEAEYLALLWNSEKSFWKVLFDNYLYFKKQVDIEINKLTGAYGDDLPISMPTVIPDTVPLENLSLIEMKERDPAEYREIKDVVFAKYTNAQKFITCAVSGFKSQMRRDFQIDHIKPMAEGGLTTIDNLQVLSRKAHIEKTRLENLRRSGAAQV
- a CDS encoding ABC transporter permease — its product is MDTLIKLDTLDLAWALGMMAIAIGLSAWQRVGLEWNLAIATGRTIIQLVMVGYLLELVFTVENPWVVLAIIAGMLTIATVVARNRISKKIPRLLPLLWGSIFVAAALTLSYTNLVVIRPDVWYSPQYLVPLAGIVLGNAMNGASIAGERLASTISSSRLEIETYLSLGATPEQAVAQYRRDAIKAGMIPTLNSMMAVGLVTLPGMITGQLLSGVSPLDAASYQMLIMFMLAFTTLVTTILVTRGLCRLFFNQAAQLTLY
- a CDS encoding response regulator transcription factor; the protein is MEILIVEDEAEIAQLIQLYLEKEGFSCRVCRDGITALQVFSEQKPDLVILDLMIPGLDGLEVCARIRQRPGAKDPYILMLTAKGEEIDRIIGLSTGADDYMVKPFSPRELVARVRALLRRTLRQGGQSQTYRTQHFLIDLEQRTASRFTDGVTEDTTGSVIGSDRAEALDLTTLEFELLATFMSYPGRAWNRTQLIDKLWGSNFFGDERVVDTHVARLRKKIEPDPANPTFIKTVIGVGYKFEDQAQA
- a CDS encoding AarF/UbiB family protein, translating into MSQHQLVSVAETQPRSTDLSWRAHREKPLSTRIYDAQAIARHFRYRPLQAIWRALNIIWSFAWFVLGLKSDEWQHRTEANKFKRATQLRILLTRLGPTFIKVGQALSTRPDLVRKDFLEELVKLQDQLPPFPTAIAFGIIEEELSYAVDEIYAQISPEPIAAASLGQVYRARLYSGEEVAVKVQRPNLLPTLTLDLYLMRWAASWLGPLLPLNLGHDLTLIVDEFGTKLFEEIDYLHEGYNAEKFADNFRDDPTVKVPSIYWSYSNTRVLTLEWIHGFKLTDTESIKAAGLDTDTLIRIGVTSGLRQLLEFGFFHADPHPGNLFAMPDGRMAYIDFGMMDQLSETNKETLVDSLVHLINKDYVDLAADFVKLGFLAPNTNIWPIVPALESVLGDIMGESVGDFNFKTITDKFSELMYDYPFRVPAKFALIIRSLVTQEGLALSLNTEFKIVDVAYPYVAQRLLKGESPELRRRLIDVLFKDGRFQWQRLEELIAIARSDTNFDLLPTAQLGLQYLLSPEANFLRQQLILALIEDDRLHTEEVQRLWNLIKDELKPARLFSAAWGALAGASMQGAAALLPTMPFASWQTPPQN